One Pangasianodon hypophthalmus isolate fPanHyp1 chromosome 7, fPanHyp1.pri, whole genome shotgun sequence genomic window, AGAAATACATGAACTTGGAAATTGTCTCTCTTGTTGAAGGAGAAATTGCAGGCAGTGGTCACCTTCAAGGCTATTGATGATTCCATCTGCAGAATAAATATAACTTCCACACACTCAGTATAACAATCGAGCCCTCAATGAATTATTCCATGGACTTCCCATAAGGCTTGATTATATCGTACAAGTCCATATGTCATTACTCATTTTGGGACTTTCAGTAGCACACAGATGTACTATCGCTAGCCTTGAAGGTGACCACTGCCTGCGAGTTCTTCACCAAAAGAAACAATAACCTCCACAAATCCTCAGCGTTCCTCATTTTAACACAAACGTCATATATACCATTTTCATTGTATTATGACTATTTTCAAAGTAGTGCAACATGTTTCATATCAAATATTACGATTTTTTTCCTCGAAATGTACAACTTTATTCTCGAATAATatcttgtatttttgttttcaaaacACAGgccataaaatgtttttgacgTGGTGTGATATCAGTGAGAAACACCTCAGCTTGCTCTTTCCCACGCTGTATGAGTGATAAGATGTTACAGCAAATCATCCAAGTCACAAAGAAAGGTCCTCAATTCTGgcttcacattcacacaaacactctcagGGAAATGGGGGGAAAGAACCTGAGGTGGTCccctcaagggtacatctttggTAACTTTATTACACATCTTTCTCCTGGAAACTTGgctatagtgtacctttaaagtacaCACTTTTAAGGACATACGTACATGTACCTTTTAAGGAACATAAATGGTTAATAATTAGTTTAGGAGTATAATTGGTTTAATTTAAGTTTTATAGGAACACTATATGCACCTTTCTAAGGTACAAGATATTCATAcgctatatactatatacacatatatactacatcgccaaaagtttgtggacacctgaacatcacacctaTGTGTGGTTCTTGCCCCAAAGAAGAAGCATACAGTTGAAGCATACTGCTGTAgacaatgtctttgtatgctgtagcattacaatttcccttcattggaactaagaggcccaaacctgttccagcatgacaaagcgagctccatgaagacatggtgtgtgaaggttggagtggaagaactcgagtgtcctgcacagagccctgacctcaaccccactgaacacctttgggatgaactggaacaccgactgaaccccagacctcctcaccaacatcagcgcctgatctcactaatgctcttgtagctgaatgaacacaaatccccacagccacgctccaacatctagtggaaagccttcccagaagagtggagcttattataacagtaaagggagactaaatctggaatgggatgttgaaCAAGCacaagtgtgatggtcaggtgtccacaaacttttggccatattgtgtatatacatttttatataatgtataatggcATAAAGACCTTCACCCTTTTCACCAAGTTTGTagaaatatttttcctttaCACTACAGTATCCAAAGGGACAATCCTTAAACAGCTCACATGCACGCTTTACCccagtgtgttttttgtatgAAGTACTGTCTAATGTCTATTTGACTAGCTTCATTGCACTGGAGCTGTATCAGAATGTCATAAAATTAGTATACAAAGCTAACCAAAAGAGCATAGATGTGTTTAAGGCTGCCATACCTGTAACACTTCTCTGTTCTCCAACACCTTCAAGAGCTGGATTTGCTCTTCAGATTTTGCATTAACTCGAAGAACCTGGTCGCTGTTGGAGAAGAATACAGAGTTCAAAATAGCAAGTGACATTGTCGAGCTTGTTCTTAATCACACATTGGAAGAAGGATACATAAGTCCAGACAGTAAATATTGCAACATTGTTTTAAcaaaaactgactttttttatatttactctttttatattaaaaaaactgtaaatataaatcgATGGCTAAGATCAGTAAACTGTTCTGTGACATAAATATTAGTAACAATTTACAGAAGTATTTGTTTATAATCAATcctgcactgtttttttttttaagaaaatattaatcAGACTCACCCAGTGAAGACCTTCTGGCAATATGCTGccacaaaaacagtaaaaagtgCCAAGCAGACCCTCATGATCCCTTTCACTGATAACTCCACTTGCAGCTCTTCTGTAATCAGCGCTCTTATACTCTACCTGGCATGTGTTCGGTTCTCAGCGTTATCATAAACACCAGTATCAGTCATGTTCCTTTCCTGAGTGTTACGCAACCAAGTGGTAATTTTTAGCCTTGAACATGcagagtttttttaaaaaaattatttctaacCATGTGTGTATTGCAGCCTGTTTCCCAGTTAGCTTTATACAGAATCGGATTCAATAAACCTGTAATCTGTAACTAACCCTACACTTTGGTATTCATAGGTCTAATAATTCATATTCGAAATATGAAATACGCAGAAGAAGGAGAGGGGAGGGGGCGAAGGAAGAGATAGTGGAGATAAAAAGGAAGGAGGCCCAGATCTGAATCTGAGAACACGATCACCTTTGACCTTGGTGtgttcagtcacagtgacacacCTTACTAAATCACAATCACAAGAAATGAGAAGGTAATGCAGCATCTTCAGAGAAAGCCTAAGCATAAACCGGCCATGCATAACATgaaataattctttaaaaaaaataataaatctgagcCCTTAAATCAACCTAGACACTAAAAGTGTTGACAGTAGGTATGTGCAGAAAGCACGCAAGTCGCCTTTAACATAACGCCTTTAACATAACGCCTTTAACATAACGCCTTTAACATAACGCCTTTAACATAACGCCGTGGCTCCCAGGGCAAATGGTAATTTTGAAATTAGTTCCCATCATGGTTTGTTTAAAGCACCAggtgcattttgttttcattcagtcCTTTAAATCACTTTATCGCTAagttttaaatcacttatttcaattacacacacaactgtagtATATCTTTTAAAAcctgtcatttcatattaatggcattaaagaaatatcaaatataaaaaagaaaaataaaagcagcaaGCCAACTAATCCAAATCCATTTTATAAGACAAGACTAGCTGTTGAATTGAGATGAAATGCCGCTGTATAAAAGGAGGGCGGCGCTGCTCTGTGCAGATGGCAGACAACGCATATTTAGAGGTCAGTATGATTGTATTTCTGTTGATGAAAGGCTGTAAGGGATCAATGCTCGTGTacgtatgttgataaatgccaaatCACCCATAAATTACCAGGTGCTTACACAGCAGTGTTtgtagatttataataataataataataataataataatagaggcCCTAGAACAAGCCTGATATGCAATAACACAGTACAATGGATCTGGGGAGTTTCTGCAtttcaaaattaatttaaaatttttctgGCTTCTCCAGCTGTgcctgttattaaaaaaaaagcaactcaAAGggttaatatttgtaatattttttattgcaaaactgcacctttaaaatgaagtgaaaacGGCTGTTAGAACTCATCTCTAGTACCTTTGTGTCCTTTCTTGGAGTTCCTAGACTTTTTGGGGTTGATGTCCTTGTTGTGTTCACAGAGCTCAGGTTGCTGGTTTTGCAGGATTGTAAACTGGGGTGCTGCTGAATGATGcacttaatacacacacacacacacacacacacacacacacacacacacacacacactgatgccaTCCTggaaaagacaaaataaattttgtgtAAGGTTTTTGAATAATGAGCATTAACTGAGTAAAAGGTGGAGGTGACACTGTTAATGGAGTCTAATGTAGTGTAATAAACACGCATCAGAGCTTCTATACCCGAACGGGTTGGAGGTGGAGTGTGTGGACCTCTACATTTCCACCTCCAGCCATCAGGGGCAGTGTGCACCACACCTGCACCACACCTGCACCACACCTGCTGTCATTGTGGAGGAAAGGGCCGGAGCCTGGGTCAGCAGCAGAGGCTGGGACgcctgtgtgtggtgctggagGTACGAGGAAGCACTGGGCATGCTCAGATTGTTCtgtgaaaacattttgtatattgctctttaaaaaaaaaaaaatgaagaaaagggggaaaaacagTGTTCAAAACTATTCTAAATTACACCAATTATTAAGAATTGTCTAAAATTGCTGCCTATGCACATGAGAAATAGAAAGTGAGTTTTAATTATACTTATCCTACAAATAATTAATATCAGCTTAACAAAACTACTTTGAATTATGAAGCTAGAAACTGAACTCTGAGATGGCAGACACGAGGACCTCGTCACTCACCAGAACGTTCCCCTGcaccagggtgtgtgtgtgtgtgtgtgtgtgtgtgtgtgtgtgtgtgtgcgtgtgtgtgtgttacaggagacGGAGATACTGATGGACGCAGACACctgcataaaaacaaacacctgGTGTTAGAGTACATGAAAAGTAAATGccataacatttttaaattttagatttttcacATCACTCACATACCAGTACCTGTttgttttcaggttttttttttttttaaagaaatttaaatttaattttaaaaattagggTTTAGTTCCatttgaaaaatttaaaaatcttttaaaaaaaaatcctacaaaaaACACTCCCACAggaaagaagtttttttttttactaaaataaactactatatatttacttataataaagttgtttttattgctttaaggTAGTTTGTTTGGATGTTTTGCTCTTAAACATCTCAATATTAAGTGTATAAAAGTTAGTAATATCCTCTAGCACCTGAACTCTCTCCTGCTGCATGACAGCTCCACCTGTTCAGGTGAGCAGTAACGCCATTCAAactcttcttcttcgtctttaCAGTGctgcttcctcttcttcttcttcttctactgtACTGCAGGTGAAGCGTTACTGCCACCTAGTGCTTGGTGGTAGGACGCGGATCGGGGTAGAGAAGATGGCGCCCGATTTATatccagtaataataataataataataataataataataataaacaaaacgaTGTTATTACAAGTTATTACAAGGTCGCCTCAGAAGACTCTTTAATTTGATCCAGGATCTTAATTTACTATAATcatgatattttcttttaataattatgtttttattttgtattatactgtgctgtgtttttttttttttttttttttttttttttacatgttctgcgttattgtgtttattcttgaattacaataaaaaaacaaggcGTTCGCCTCGTTATTTCTCATGCCTATAGTATctaaaaagtggaaaaagtggCTAAAATGGATATTTTATAGATTCTAGCATTTTTAGGAAAAATACTTCGGAATACTCTcatgtcaaatttatttatttatttatttatttatgtgtataaCACGTCTGTTATTACCATTGTGGTTTTTGTAAATTGCAATGAATGTAATAAagcaagtaaataaacaaataaacaaaaaccacGCCCATTGCGTGTCGGCTGAAGGCGTCACGTgacagagcatcacacttccgGTCAGCTGATTCAGCTTCTCCAGCGCGAGTGTTTTCCAGCGTTAGCGTTGGTGCAACTTTAATcggtttttagtgtttttttaagcGGAAACTTTCATACATTTTGAGTTTATCTTTCACAACAGACCGACAGCCATGGCGCTTAGCGATGCCGACGTTCAGAAACAGGTAAAACTGCTAGCTAAGAGTTTCTAAAGTTTGGTCAATTTGCTTAGCATGTAAGTTCTCCTGAGTGGAAAAGTAAACAGTCGCTTTCTTTGCCTTTCTAACTGTATAAAAGTCTCTTTTAGTCTCTCAGTGTTGGTTTAAAGACGATTACTGCTCCAGTTTCTCGGATAATCAGACATATCTTCTTCCTGATGAAACTGGAAATGGAGAAATGACAGAGTTATTGCATAGCTCAGGGCTTTCCCTGCTCTAATACACCTCATTTCTATTGAACTGACTGAATAATTGTCCTTTATGAGCTGCAAGACTTGAAGAGATTCACATTAAACCCAAGCACAAGTTCATACCAAGCTAAAACACCAGCTAAATTATGCAGAGTATCTCTAGGAATTGAACACCTGATCCTTCTTGTCCATGTTGGACCTCTGTAACAAATGCAGTCTTATTTCTGCTTTTCCACATGCCAGGATTGCTTAATGTTCTAGTCTTAAGCAagcttggcctttttttttttttaaaagcactcAATCCTTGTAGGTCTccagtatgcaaaaaaaaaaaaatcttaaagctCACTAGGGATAGGCAGATTTCCATTTACAAAACAACCTCATGCTAAGAATACTGttaaaatgaaacactgttAGAGAGTTCAGTGAGTTAgtattgaaaaaaatgcacaagtcaagggatttttcattaaaaaaaaaaaataattagttcTCATTTAAGTGCTTAAGAGTAAAGAGTTAGGTCTTCAGGATTCGTCTGAAGACAACCTGTGTCTctggggaagttcattccaccacctgggtgccaggacagaaaagagtcttgatgcaggtcttccttgtatcTTGAGGGACTGTGGGTTGATTCGCACCTTCTGGTACGTGTTGAGTCCGTTTTTGGCTTCGTAGACGAGCATGAGTGTTGAGGGAGCAGAGGAATGGGGTGATATTGGAGAACTTTGTGTGGAAAACAAGTTTTAGAGCTGCATTCGGGGTGAGCTGAAGAGTCGGATGGCACACAGGAAAAGAACAGGTGAGAACGGTCCAATCTCAAGATggcaagggactgaacaagcacctgagtgacCTCTGTGGAGAGAAATGATCAgatccttctgatgttgtaaaggataAACGTGCATGCCCGGAGTCAGGTTAGCAATATGAGAATTCTGAGAATTACAGTTCAGTGGTCAGAActaccccaaggttgtgtgcaTTGCCAAATGATGTGCTCTAGATGATGGAGTTCTCCGGTTCTCCATTTTCGATTCGACCTTGATATCAGCTTTGGGTATTGGTCAGTACCCAAACTGAATAATCTGAGCCGTCTCTCGGTTTCATGACAAATATGTCATGTTAGTTAACATCGCGCAACTTTACTACActtttaataatagacattgtcgcaaagcagctttacagaaatccagatgtaggtTTACATTCCTAATGAGCAATGACAAAATCCcagagacgacatgaggaagaaacctcgagagaaaccagactcaaaaaggaacccatcctcatctgggcgaccccggatagtgcgattataaatcattccactTCTACATAAATACTGTAATGATACTTCTGtgaatgttaataataaagtgaCGCGTCTCTCTTCATTTAAAACCCTGCAGATTCTAACTGATTCATGATCTCTTTCTAGATCAAACACATGATGGCCTTTATTGAGCAAGAGGCCAGTGAGAAGGCAGAGGAAATTGACGCGAAGGTAAAGTATATATTTCTGCGCACAATttaacatgaaaagaaaaaaaccatcAGCTTTAACCTGTAGATTTATTATCACAGTCTGTTGGTATTTAAAGCTGTccatgttaaaatgttttttttgtttgtttgtttgtttgtttcctgcAGGCTGAGGAAGAATTTAACATCGAGAAGGGACGACTTGTGCAAACACAGAGGCTTAAGATAATGGAGTACtatgagaagaaagagaagcagATTGAGCAGCAGAAGAAAATGTGAGTTGGTTCTAAACCCGTCATCTAAACACTCactgtttctacattttatccCCAGCTTTTCTAATCATTCCTAAATGAATCTTCGTCTCTGTAGTCAGATGTCCAATCTGATGAATCAGGCCAGGCTGAAGGTGCTCAAGGCCCGGGATGACATGATCCTGGTATGAGCTGTGGgcgggtgtgtttgtgttggggtggatgtgtgtgtgtgtgtatgtgtgggggtgtttttgtgtgtgggggtgttttTGTATGTgggtatgtgggtgtgtgtgtgtgcgcgcatatATGTGTTGATCTCGTACATGATCCTGATCATCTCGATGTTCCACTtccgccctctctctctctctctctctctctctctccctctctgtgttttAGGATCTTCTGAACGAAGCCCGTAAGCGGTTAGCTGGCATCGCTAAAGACCCGGCTCAGTACGCGAGTCTGTTAGAAGGACTCGTGCTGCAGGTCTGCGCTTCTCTTATTCTTCACAGACCAGCGTGATGATAATGCACTAGTTAAGGCTCGCTGATGCGTCCATCCTGACGGGATTCTTCCACATTCAGTTCATATTACACAACAAATGTCAAAAATGGCTTCCTACccttatatattatacatataaacaGCCCCGTCTGTCTGAAATGCCCAACAAACTGCACTGTTTGTAGAAATAAGTCATTATGAGTCAACATTAACACGACTCCTTTTCCTCTAGGGCTTCTATCAGCTGCTGGAACCGAAGGTGACGATTCGTTGCCGTAAGGATGATCTGGCCATGGTGGAGGTGAACACTATTCCCCATTCAGTCTGACTCATCTCATTATTTAAGGGTGTCAAAGTACAACAGTTGAGTTCTTGTCGGACCGTCTGGCGAGCCGGCCTAGGAGAGGCGTTTTCACAGACAGACTTACTGAGTGGCAttgttgaaacacacacacacacacgcgaggAGTCTAGCTAGACGGAAAAGGGTACATGTAGTCAGTCAGATTTTAGAGAGCACATTACATATACTTTGCGTAAAACTATCACCTTTCTCATCAAAATCGATtacactaaatttaatttaaacaagtttttaATTACTAGTTTGAATTATGTAGTAATTCAGTGTTATCAGTTCCCGTAGTATTAACTACATGACAAGGATGTTAGCGCTGATGGGAAGAAATAAATATAGCATTAAACTAACATGTTTAATGTATGTGCGTAGAATAGTGCAGTGTTAAACATTGCTGCCTCACTACCCCAGTGACCCGGGTTCGATCCTTAGCTGGGGTGAGCGATTACATTCAGGGATTTGAAAACatatgatcaaatcatgttggatgttCAAAAGTTAACTGTGTTAATGTAGAGTAATTTGTTCACGTAGAACTGATATACACAATTGAATTCAGTAAATTCAGTGAGCTTTTTTGCCTAGGAGAGGCATTTtctctcactgactgactctcATTGttgaaacacacatgcatgagGAGTCTAGCCAGCCGAATTTCAATCTTGCTACTCTTAGCTAGTGAATGATACCAAGTACGTTCTGTTACAAATGTTATGCAGCCGATGGCAGTCTGGAAAAACTAGATTTTCCTAGTTTCTAAGACTAATGCAGGCTAGTGGGGTCATGGGTTCCAGCGTTACCTGTAGTGTACGTGTGGCAACCTGGGAAAATCCTTCACATGGCGaaattttttggaaaatatgtTGCACACATCTCACTCACAactaaagttctagcattttaaattctaattacaaaaaattgcatttaaagactCGATGCCAgctccactgaaagacaccaacATACTGATTACCTCAAAGCAACTATTGGGATACTGGATTTAccaagtaataaataaaatataaaaataataaatataacctTTTATAACCGTCTCTTTTTATACTTTCTCTTATTCACAGCTGTATGGTAACTGGCTCCTTATTTACTTAACTTGGTCtctgaagaaagaaatagaTTTGTGATTTCTTAAGTTAGAGGTGTCACAGTATG contains:
- the atp6v1e1a gene encoding V-type proton ATPase subunit E 1a, which translates into the protein MALSDADVQKQIKHMMAFIEQEASEKAEEIDAKAEEEFNIEKGRLVQTQRLKIMEYYEKKEKQIEQQKKIQMSNLMNQARLKVLKARDDMILDLLNEARKRLAGIAKDPAQYASLLEGLVLQGFYQLLEPKVTIRCRKDDLAMVEAAVQKNIRIYKETVKSNIEVKIDKDNFLSPDISGGVEVYNANGKIKVANTLESRLDLLAQQMMPEIRVALFGANQNRKFLD